The genomic window TCGTCGGCGAAGGCCACCCGCGCCGGTGACGTCTCGGCGTGCGCCTTCAGTAACTCCGGCAGCGGTCGTATCAGCTCGTTCCGGTCCATGCGCAGCCTCCCCGGCCCGTGAGGGCCCGCGTCCCACCCCGTCGATCTCCTTGCGGAGCAACGGCGTTGACCCTACGGGGCGACCACCACATGGCCGAACATCTCGGCGACCGGCGTTTCGGACGACCGGCGCTTCGAGCCGACCCGCGCTCCGGCCGGGTCGGCGGCACGCGTGCGCGCCGCCGAGAACCCGTACCGGTGGCTAGGGCAGACAGCCGACGTGCGCCAGGGCCTGCTTCAGCAGGACCCCCTGGCCGCCCGGCATCTCGTTCTGGACCGACGCCGACGCCGCCTCCTGCGGGCTGAACCACACCAGGTCGAGCGCGTCCTGCCGGGGACGGCAGTCGCCGGACACCGGGACGATGTAGGCGAGGGAGACGGCGTGCTGACGCGGGTCGTGGAACGGGGTGACGCCCTGCGTCGGGAAGTACTCGGCGACGGTGAAGGGCTGGAGGGCGGCCGGGACGCGGGGCAGCGCCACCGGGCCGAGGTCCTTCTCCAGATGGCGCAGCAGGGCGTCGCGCACCCGCTCGTGGTGCATCACGCGGCCGGAGACCAGGTTGCGGCTGACCGCTCCGTCCGAGCCGATGCGCAGCAGCAGGCCGATGCTGGTGACTTCGCCGCTGTCGTCGACGCGCACGGGCACGGCCTCGACGTACAGGATCGGCATTCGGGCGCGAGCCGATTCGAGTTCGTCGGACGGCAGCCAGCCGGGCGTGGTATCGGTCATGTCAGACA from Streptomyces sp. DSM 40750 includes these protein-coding regions:
- a CDS encoding NUDIX hydrolase family protein, encoding MTDTTPGWLPSDELESARARMPILYVEAVPVRVDDSGEVTSIGLLLRIGSDGAVSRNLVSGRVMHHERVRDALLRHLEKDLGPVALPRVPAALQPFTVAEYFPTQGVTPFHDPRQHAVSLAYIVPVSGDCRPRQDALDLVWFSPQEAASASVQNEMPGGQGVLLKQALAHVGCLP